A genomic stretch from Seriola aureovittata isolate HTS-2021-v1 ecotype China chromosome 13, ASM2101889v1, whole genome shotgun sequence includes:
- the dkc1 gene encoding H/ACA ribonucleoprotein complex subunit DKC1 isoform X1 has protein sequence MADTEAASVKKKKKAKKVSEEEVGEIQQSGDFFIQPESKVISLDTSQWPLLLKNFDKLNVRTTHYTPLPNGSNPLKRGIQDYVRSGFINLDKPANPSSHEVVAWIRRILRVEKTGHSGTLDPKVTGCLIVCVDRATRLVKSQQSAGKEYVGIVRLHNAIESEHALARALETLTGALFQRPPLIAAVKRQLRVRTIYESKLIEYDPERRLGIFWVSCEAGTYIRTLCVHMGLLLGVGGQMQELRRVRSGVLGEKDNMVTMHDVLDAQWQFDHNKDETYLRRVIFPLEKLLVSYKRLVMKDSAVNAICYGAKIMLPGVLRYEDGIEVNQDIVVITTKGEAICTAVALMTTAVISTCDHGVVAKIKRVIMERDTYPRKWGLGPKASQKKMMIKKGLLDKHGKPNGSTPQDWKNQYVDYSVSKATEESCDTSGKRKREDSDGEVTMPSTPSAEEVKKEKKKKKEKRAKLEAEAVEEGPGEALETEAGESAKKKKKKKKQKEGDASE, from the exons ATGGCGGACACGGAGG CAGCTtctgtgaagaagaagaagaaggcaaagaaagtcagtgaagaagaagtcGGG gagATCCAACAGAGCGGAGACTTCTTCATCCAACCAGAGTCTAAAGTCATCTCTCTGGACACTTCTCAGTGGCCCCTTTTATTAAAG AATTTTGACAAATTGAACGTCCGGACAACTCACTACACTCCCCTACCGAACGGCAGCAACCCCCTTAAGAGGGGCATCCAGGACTATGTCAG GTCGGGCTTCATTAACCTGGACAAACCGGCGAACCCGTCATCTCACGAGGTGGTGGCATGGATCCGGAGGATCCTTCGGGTGGAGAAGACGGGTCACAGCGGGACGCTCGACCCAAAGGTCACGGGCTGTCTGATCGTGTGTGTAGACCGAGCCACGCGGTTGGTCAAATCTCAACAGAGCGCCG gtaaAGAGTATGTGGGAATCGTTCGGCTGCACAATGCAATAGAGAGCGAACACGCTCTCGCCCGG GCATTGGAAACACTGACCGGCGCTTTGTTCCAGCGACCGCCACTGATCGCTGCCGTCAAACGGCAACTGAGAGTTCGTACGATCTATGAGAGCAAACTGATCGAGTATGACCCTGAGAGGAGGCTAG GTATCTTCTGGGTGAGTTGTGAAGCAGGAACTTATATTCGGACTCTGTGTGTCCACATGGGTCTGCTGCTCGGTGTCGGAGGTCAGATGCAGGAACTGCGGAGAGTCCGGTCTGGTGTCCTAGGAGAGAAG GACAACATGGTGACGATGCATGACGTCCTAGACGCTCAGTGGCAGTTCGATCACAACAAAGACGAGACGTATCTTAGGAGAGTCATCTTCCCgctggagaagctgctggtgtCTTACAAACGGCTGGTGATGAAGGACAGCGCC GTAAACGCCATCTGTTATGGAGCCAAGATCATGTTGCCAGGTGTCCTCAGGTACGAAGACGGCATTGAGGTGAACCAGGACATAGTCGTCATAACAACCAAGGGGGAGGCAATCTGCACag CGGTTGCTCTGATGACGACTGCTGTGATCTCCACATGTGATCACGGCGTTGTGGCGAAAATAAAGCGGGTGATCATGGAGAGAGACACGTATCCTCGGAAGTGGGGTCTGGGCCCGAAG GCGAGtcagaagaagatgatgattaaGAAAGGACTCCTCGACAAGCATGGGAAACCAAATGGCAGCACGCCACAGGACTGGAAGAACCAATATGTTGACTACAG TGTCTCCAAGGCGACTGAGGAGTCATGTGATACTTCAGGAAAA agaaagagggaggacaGCGATGGCGAAGTGACGATGCCCTCTACACCCTCTGCAGAGGAagtaaagaaagagaagaagaagaagaaagagaagagagccAAACTGGAGGCAGAGGCTGTGGAGGAAGGGCCAGGGGAAGCACTTGAGACTGAg GCTGGTGAAAGtgccaaaaagaagaaaaagaagaagaaacagaaagaaggtGATGCATCAGAGTGA
- the dkc1 gene encoding H/ACA ribonucleoprotein complex subunit DKC1 isoform X2, with amino-acid sequence MADTEASVKKKKKAKKVSEEEVGEIQQSGDFFIQPESKVISLDTSQWPLLLKNFDKLNVRTTHYTPLPNGSNPLKRGIQDYVRSGFINLDKPANPSSHEVVAWIRRILRVEKTGHSGTLDPKVTGCLIVCVDRATRLVKSQQSAGKEYVGIVRLHNAIESEHALARALETLTGALFQRPPLIAAVKRQLRVRTIYESKLIEYDPERRLGIFWVSCEAGTYIRTLCVHMGLLLGVGGQMQELRRVRSGVLGEKDNMVTMHDVLDAQWQFDHNKDETYLRRVIFPLEKLLVSYKRLVMKDSAVNAICYGAKIMLPGVLRYEDGIEVNQDIVVITTKGEAICTAVALMTTAVISTCDHGVVAKIKRVIMERDTYPRKWGLGPKASQKKMMIKKGLLDKHGKPNGSTPQDWKNQYVDYSVSKATEESCDTSGKRKREDSDGEVTMPSTPSAEEVKKEKKKKKEKRAKLEAEAVEEGPGEALETEAGESAKKKKKKKKQKEGDASE; translated from the exons ATGGCGGACACGGAGG CTtctgtgaagaagaagaagaaggcaaagaaagtcagtgaagaagaagtcGGG gagATCCAACAGAGCGGAGACTTCTTCATCCAACCAGAGTCTAAAGTCATCTCTCTGGACACTTCTCAGTGGCCCCTTTTATTAAAG AATTTTGACAAATTGAACGTCCGGACAACTCACTACACTCCCCTACCGAACGGCAGCAACCCCCTTAAGAGGGGCATCCAGGACTATGTCAG GTCGGGCTTCATTAACCTGGACAAACCGGCGAACCCGTCATCTCACGAGGTGGTGGCATGGATCCGGAGGATCCTTCGGGTGGAGAAGACGGGTCACAGCGGGACGCTCGACCCAAAGGTCACGGGCTGTCTGATCGTGTGTGTAGACCGAGCCACGCGGTTGGTCAAATCTCAACAGAGCGCCG gtaaAGAGTATGTGGGAATCGTTCGGCTGCACAATGCAATAGAGAGCGAACACGCTCTCGCCCGG GCATTGGAAACACTGACCGGCGCTTTGTTCCAGCGACCGCCACTGATCGCTGCCGTCAAACGGCAACTGAGAGTTCGTACGATCTATGAGAGCAAACTGATCGAGTATGACCCTGAGAGGAGGCTAG GTATCTTCTGGGTGAGTTGTGAAGCAGGAACTTATATTCGGACTCTGTGTGTCCACATGGGTCTGCTGCTCGGTGTCGGAGGTCAGATGCAGGAACTGCGGAGAGTCCGGTCTGGTGTCCTAGGAGAGAAG GACAACATGGTGACGATGCATGACGTCCTAGACGCTCAGTGGCAGTTCGATCACAACAAAGACGAGACGTATCTTAGGAGAGTCATCTTCCCgctggagaagctgctggtgtCTTACAAACGGCTGGTGATGAAGGACAGCGCC GTAAACGCCATCTGTTATGGAGCCAAGATCATGTTGCCAGGTGTCCTCAGGTACGAAGACGGCATTGAGGTGAACCAGGACATAGTCGTCATAACAACCAAGGGGGAGGCAATCTGCACag CGGTTGCTCTGATGACGACTGCTGTGATCTCCACATGTGATCACGGCGTTGTGGCGAAAATAAAGCGGGTGATCATGGAGAGAGACACGTATCCTCGGAAGTGGGGTCTGGGCCCGAAG GCGAGtcagaagaagatgatgattaaGAAAGGACTCCTCGACAAGCATGGGAAACCAAATGGCAGCACGCCACAGGACTGGAAGAACCAATATGTTGACTACAG TGTCTCCAAGGCGACTGAGGAGTCATGTGATACTTCAGGAAAA agaaagagggaggacaGCGATGGCGAAGTGACGATGCCCTCTACACCCTCTGCAGAGGAagtaaagaaagagaagaagaagaagaaagagaagagagccAAACTGGAGGCAGAGGCTGTGGAGGAAGGGCCAGGGGAAGCACTTGAGACTGAg GCTGGTGAAAGtgccaaaaagaagaaaaagaagaagaaacagaaagaaggtGATGCATCAGAGTGA
- the LOC130179871 gene encoding uncharacterized protein LOC130179871 — protein sequence MTSVLQLPAELWLQVFSFLSWRDKLQVRCTCSHFRCLLDKCCSLWRGFSLVLRDFSRYNRPFWRSLAQRHVGSVSVRSGKKKHLRQLSTWLPALHALRLDDWTEGGVSELKQFHRLQRLSITSCSIPVKSLDFLFPLSHQLTQLSLCNVQLTCPTSHLLAAVSQLTRLTSLVLHHDGSLRVPTLSGILTHLTELKQLSWTMITYRTLSHDFFSPAHLSGAATLQLSDLQLLNYDAVVTQEVLQPLSRLHSLSIFHLYSVPGPTCHLQTWLTSLPQLRSLSVHGGHPLAAYADFLPSSLLSLTLCVDLQPEDLQVVSIRAPHLEQLHLEPWSSSSNLVRLLPQLFPHLRTLRIRHHHVSDSDFLQLQQLQRLNTLEVLDSYYRPDPTDPSWVVYEPSPRLMQLISDLQKLTNHRVRVITSSHRDPLTCHCV from the exons ATGACGTCAGTGCTGCAGCTTCCCGCCGAGCTGTGGCTGCAGGTGTTCAGTTTCTTGTCATGGAGAGACAAACTTCAGGTGCGCTGCACCTGTTCACACTTCCGGTGTCTGTTGGATAAGTGCTGCTCCCTGTGGCGTGGCTTCAGCCTCGTGCTGCGAGACTTCTCCAGGTATAACCGCCCATTCTGGCGCAGCCTGGCTCAGAGGCACGTGGGCAGTGTGTCGGTGCGTTCAGGGAAGAAGAAACACCTGAGGCAGCTGTCCACCTGGCTTCCTGCCCTCCATGCGCTGCGATTGGACGACTGGACCGAAGGAGGCGTCAGCGAGCTGAAACAGTTCCATCGCCTGCAGCGCCTgtccatcacttcctgttccataCCAGTGAAGAGCCtggacttcctgtttcctctgagtCATCAGCTGACGCAGCTCAGCCTCTGCAATGTACAGCTCACCTGTCCAACCTCTCACCTGTTGGCCGCCGTCAGTCAGCTGACTCGTCTCACTTCACTGGTGCTGCATCACGACGGTAGTCTAAGAGTCCCAACGCTCAGCGGCATCCTGACTCACCTGACCGAGCTCAAACAACTGTCCTGGACCATGATCACCTACAGAACCCTATCACATGACTTctttagccccgcccacctctcag GTGCCGCGACTCTGCAGCTGTCTGACCTTCAGCTGTTGAACTATGATGCTGTGGTGACGCAGGAAGTTCTGCAGCCTTTGTCCCGCCTCCACAGCCTGTCAATCTTCCACCTGTACTCCGTACCTGGGCCCACCTGTCACCTGCAAACATGGCTGACATCACTGCCTCAGCTCCGCAGCCTCAGTGTGCATG GAGGCCATCCTCTGGCAGCATATGCAGACTTCCTGCCGTCCTCCCTCCTCAGTCTGACACTCTGTGTGGATCTGCAGCCTGAAGACCTGCAGGTGGTCTCAATCAGAGCTCCTCACCTGGAACAGCTGCACCTGGAGCCCTGGAGCTCCTCCTCCAACCTGGTCAGACTCCTCCCACAGCTGTTCCCTCACCTGAGGACACTACGGATCAG ACATCACCATGTTTCGGACAGTgacttcctgcagctgcagcaactgCAGCGTCTAAACACACTAGAGGTTCTGGATTCGTACTACAGACCTGACCCCACAGACCCTAGCTGGGTCGTCTACGAGCCGAGTCCTCGTCTGATGCAGCTGATCTCAGACCTGCAgaaactgaccaatcacagagtCCGAGTCATCACCAGCTCACACAGAGACCCACTCACCTGCCACTGTGTCTGA
- the cinp gene encoding cyclin-dependent kinase 2-interacting protein isoform X1, with product MDGVSGDIMVTSTNRKCSAVTGSARKIKDNAADWHNLILRWEKLNEDGFNVAAYIVNMRLSQNSQLQLVDQSSSPSSPSSASAAPAAPAVGAAELQDECCKLQDVVDKMVTVVKKMEQLMTSQRGIQDLEEFQFGPEGRKCPLFHTWNTKQFKLLSGVLWEAFSQELKLKQTILQELAHTETSDLCMVYLSCWLHQPFIPPQIRLTLESVLLETGHRPL from the exons ATGGATG GTGTGTCAGGTGATATCATGGTGACCtcaacaaacaggaagtgctctGCTGTCACAGGAAGTGCCAGAAAGATCAAAGATAATGCAGCTGACTGGCACAACCTGATACTGAGGTGGGAAAAACTCAACGAGGATGGATTCAATGTCGCAGCATACATCGTTAATATGAGACT ttCTCAGAACAGTCAGCTGCAGCTGGTGGACCAgtcttcatcaccttcatcaccttcatcagcttcagcagctccagcagctccagcagttggcgctgcagagctgcaggatgAATGCTGCAAACTTCAGGACGTTGTTGACAAAATG GTCACCGTGGTGAAAAAGATGGAGcaactgatgacatcacagcgaGGCATTCAGGATCTGGAGGAATTCCAGTTCGGACCTGAAGGAAGAAAGTGTCCTCTGTTTCACACCTGGAACACCAAACAGTTTA AGTTATTGTCTGGTGTCCTGTGGGAAGCCTTCAGTCAGGAGCTGAAATTGAAGCAGACAATCCTGCAGGAACTCGCCCACACTGAGACTTCTGACCTGTGCATGGTCTACTTGTCTTGCTGGCTGCACCAGCCCTTTATACCCCCGCAGATCAGACTTACCCTGGAGTCTGTGTTGCTGGAGACGGGGCACCGGCCACTGTGA
- the cinp gene encoding cyclin-dependent kinase 2-interacting protein isoform X2, translated as MDGVSGDIMVTSTNRKCSAVTGSARKIKDNAADWHNLILSSQNSQLQLVDQSSSPSSPSSASAAPAAPAVGAAELQDECCKLQDVVDKMVTVVKKMEQLMTSQRGIQDLEEFQFGPEGRKCPLFHTWNTKQFKLLSGVLWEAFSQELKLKQTILQELAHTETSDLCMVYLSCWLHQPFIPPQIRLTLESVLLETGHRPL; from the exons ATGGATG GTGTGTCAGGTGATATCATGGTGACCtcaacaaacaggaagtgctctGCTGTCACAGGAAGTGCCAGAAAGATCAAAGATAATGCAGCTGACTGGCACAACCTGATACTGAG ttCTCAGAACAGTCAGCTGCAGCTGGTGGACCAgtcttcatcaccttcatcaccttcatcagcttcagcagctccagcagctccagcagttggcgctgcagagctgcaggatgAATGCTGCAAACTTCAGGACGTTGTTGACAAAATG GTCACCGTGGTGAAAAAGATGGAGcaactgatgacatcacagcgaGGCATTCAGGATCTGGAGGAATTCCAGTTCGGACCTGAAGGAAGAAAGTGTCCTCTGTTTCACACCTGGAACACCAAACAGTTTA AGTTATTGTCTGGTGTCCTGTGGGAAGCCTTCAGTCAGGAGCTGAAATTGAAGCAGACAATCCTGCAGGAACTCGCCCACACTGAGACTTCTGACCTGTGCATGGTCTACTTGTCTTGCTGGCTGCACCAGCCCTTTATACCCCCGCAGATCAGACTTACCCTGGAGTCTGTGTTGCTGGAGACGGGGCACCGGCCACTGTGA